From one Lysinibacillus sp. G4S2 genomic stretch:
- a CDS encoding DUF2089 domain-containing protein has translation MAYKVITNCPVCSKTMKITKLQCSHCHTTIENEFELSKLASLSKDQLHFVEVFLTCRGNIKEVEKELGISYPTVRGKLTDIISSLGYVQKKKNEVDEKKVVTMLENGEITPEEAIKLLKGE, from the coding sequence ATGGCTTATAAAGTAATCACAAATTGTCCTGTCTGCAGTAAAACAATGAAAATTACGAAGTTGCAGTGCTCTCATTGTCACACTACGATTGAAAATGAGTTTGAATTATCGAAGCTGGCATCCTTATCAAAGGACCAGCTGCATTTTGTGGAAGTATTTTTAACATGTAGAGGGAATATTAAAGAAGTTGAAAAGGAACTGGGGATTTCGTATCCGACGGTTCGAGGCAAGCTAACAGACATCATTTCATCCCTTGGATATGTGCAGAAGAAGAAAAATGAAGTAGATGAGAAAAAAGTTGTCACTATGTTGGAAAATGGCGAAATTACACCAGAAGAAGCCATTAAGCTCTTAAAAGGAGAATAG